The following are encoded together in the Vigna unguiculata cultivar IT97K-499-35 chromosome 2, ASM411807v1, whole genome shotgun sequence genome:
- the LOC114173027 gene encoding uncharacterized protein LOC114173027, with product MGSLGRRSMSTVAKAVAEITGTGNTKIRKSSSELCTFLGIPRHSRSEIALILSKFIKLYNFRSPGIKKDKMWEQNLQTLLRGRNTVGFPEIAKILSPEFSQGAINVKDNNMDSSMDSTKGKGSQKKGKPSKK from the exons ATGGGTTCGTTGGGTCGGAGGAGCATGTCCACGGTGGCGAAAGCGGTGGCAGAAATCACAGGCACCGGCAACACCAAAATCCGTAAATCTTCTAGTGAACTCTGCACCTTCCTCGGCATCCCTCGCCATTCTCGTTCCGAAATTGCCCTCATTCTCTCCAAGTTCATCAAGCTCTACAATTTCAGG AGTCCTGGTATTAAGAAGGACAAGATGTGGGAGCAGAATTTGCAAACTTTATTGCGTGGAAGAAACACTGTTGGTTTTCCTGAGATTGCTAAGATACTGTCTCCAGAGTTCAGCCAGGGTGCCATTAATGTGAAGGACAATAACATGGATTCTTCAATGGATAGTACAAAGGGGAAAGGTTCTCAAAAGAAAGGGAAGCCTTCTAAGAAGTAG
- the LOC114170256 gene encoding uncharacterized protein LOC114170256 — protein MGGRWKTFSLFYKRLITSSSSSSSSSSKSHFLSFNRSISLAAAPSEIPDPDPIGLSAPDIDPTVKIPVKAYFLSTSINLKGIQADNHRNIVPPSSRSSSNYVALRFCDFNLGSNGPGFHVKASNCQYMVVYQYGSAVLFNIEDHEVEDYLELVKRHASGLLREMRKDDYAIKEKPLLVEDMQGGPDYIVLKSLDTDGIRIIGSVLGQSIALDYFVSQVDGLVEEFAGINRGMEKTGTFTMDKKKLLQLVGKANSNLADVILKVGLFERSEIAWRDAKYAQIYEYLREEYEVAQRFGNLDFKLKFVEHNIHFLQEVLQNRKSDFLEWCIIGLLTIENVLSLYEILRATNTVS, from the exons ATGGGTGGAAGATGGAAAACCTTCTCACTGTTCTATAAACGCTTAATCActtcttcatcatcttcttcttcctcttcttccaaATCCCACTTTCTCTCCTTCAACCGTTCTATCTCTCTCGCCGCCGCACCTTCCGAAATACCCGACCCGGATCCAATCGGGTTAAGTGCCCCGGACATCGACCCCACCGTCAAAATCCCCGTCAAAGCTTATTTCCTCTCTACCAG TATAAATTTGAAGGGCATCCAGGCTGATAATCACAGAAACATTGTTCCTCCCTCTTCTCGCTCATCTTCAAACTATGTTGCTCTCCGCTTCTGTGACTTTAATTTGGGTTCTAAT GGACCTGGATTTCACGTGAAAGCAAGCAACTGTCAATACATGGTTGTATATCAGTATGGGTCAGCTGTCTTGTTCAATATTGAGGATCATGAAGTGGAAGATTACCTGGAATTAGTTAAGAGGCATGCATCTGGTTTACTTAGAGAGATGAGAAAAGATG ATTATGCAATAAAGGAGAAGCCATTGTTAGTTGAGGACATGCAAGGAGGTCCAGATTACATAGTTCTGAAATCGTTGGATACTGATGGTATCCGTATAATTGGAAGTGTACTGGGGCAAAGCATAGCTCTGGATTATTTTGTCTCGCAG GTTGATGGTTTAGTTGAAGAGTTCGCCGGCATAAACCGTGGAATGGAGAAAACTGGAACCTTCACTATGGATAAGAAGAAACTACTTCAGCTTGTTGGGAAGGCTAACTCAAATTTGGCCGATGTGATTCTTAAAGTTGGGCTCTTTGAGAG ATCCGAAATTGCTTGGAGGGATGCTAAGTATGCTCAAATATATGAGTATCTTAGGGAGGAGTATGAAGTTGCACAACGATTTGGAAACCTGGAtttcaaattgaaatttgtagAG CacaatattcattttcttcaaGAAGTTCTGCAGAACAGGAAATCAGATTTCTTGGAATGGTGCATTATTGGTTTATTGACTATTGAAAATGTTCTATCCTTGTATGAGATTCTTCGAGCTACAAATACAGTTTCTTAG
- the LOC114167067 gene encoding cell division topological specificity factor homolog, chloroplastic, with protein sequence MAISGDLRVSATLPLYRSHSHSPPLRTAFVPSPKVDFHRFLNGACNISEFTPKCPCLTIVRCNIRGSCKPVAAILGGPKFTSNSVSQEAENFLLDAVKMNFFERLNLAWKIIFPSATSRKNSNARIAKQRLKMILFSDRCAVSDEAKRKIVSNVVRALSDFVEIESQDKVQLSVSADTDLGTIYSVTVPVRRVKPEYQDMDEFGTITNVEYKDTGESSGSVDVRFDFYVPDETTGF encoded by the exons ATGGCGATTTCCGGCGATCTGCGAGTCTCTGCCACTCTTCCTCTCTATCGCTCCCACTCCCACTCACCTCCACTTCGAACCGCTTTCGTCCCTTCTCCTAAG GTAGACTTTCATCGATTCTTGAATGGAGCATGCAACATCTCTGAATTCACCCCAAAATGCCCTTGCCTGACAATTGTACGATGCAATATTCGTGGGTCCTGCAAGCCAGTTGCTGCAATCCTTGGAGGTCCTAAATTCACCTCAAATTCAGTTAGTCAAGAAGCTGAAAATTTTCTCCTTGACGCTGTCAAAATGAACTTCTTTGAGCGATTAAATTTGGCTTGGAAGATAATTTTCCCATCGGCAACATCTAGAAAAAACTCTAATGCTAGAATTGCTAAGCAACGCTTGAAGATGATTTTGTTTTCTGATCGGTGTGCAGTAAGTGATGAGGCAAAGCGAAAAATTGTCAGCAATGTTGTGCGTGCTCTATCTGACTTTGTGGAAATAGAATCACAGGATAAAGTTCAGCTGAGTGTCTCTGCTGACACAGATCTTGGAACTATTTACTCTGTCACTGTGCCTGTACGGCGAGTTAAGCCAGAATATCAAGATATGGATGAATTTGGGACAATAACAAATGTTGAGTATAAGGACACTGGAGAGAGTTCCGGTTCTGTTGATGTTAGATTTGATTTCTATGTTCCAGACGAAACAACTGGATTTTGA
- the LOC114174730 gene encoding polygalacturonase QRT3-like produces the protein MATMSPMWFILLEITCFFVAHAYVENMSLRTLSGFTHEEAILGLKGFKASITRRHSITSTPPSYSPSPTPSPLPPRDLKKPHVYPLTSDGADPTGNSDSTEALLAAIADVAKGQLKGS, from the exons ATGGCAACAATGTCTCCCATGTGGTTCATTCTTCTTGAGATAACTTGTTTCTTTGTGGCTCATGCTTATGTGGAGAACATGTCTCTAAGGACTCTTTCTGGTTTCACTCATGAAGAAGCAATCCTTGGACTTAAGGGATTCAAGGCTTCCATAACAAGACGTCACTCCATTACTTCAACACCACCTTCATACTCACCCTCTCCTACTCCTTCTCCTCTTCCACCACGG GATCTCAAGAAACCACATGTGTACCCTCTGACATCTGATGGTGCAGATCCAACAGGAAATTCAGACAGCACTGAAGCTCTTCTTGCAGCCATAGCAGATGTAGCCAAAGGTCAACTGAAGGGTTCTTAA